Proteins encoded by one window of Nasonia vitripennis strain AsymCx chromosome 5, Nvit_psr_1.1, whole genome shotgun sequence:
- the LOC100122378 gene encoding protein lin-7 homolog C isoform X2, which produces MAIVEESLTLDRDVKRSIELLDKLQKSGEIPATKLAALQKVLQSDFLNAIREVYEHIYDTVDVQGSQDVRASATAKATVAAFAASEGHAHPRVVELPKTEEGLGFNVMGGREQNSPIYISRIIPGGVADRHGGLKRGDQLLSVNGVCVEGENHEKAVELLKQAQNSVKLVVRYTPRVLEEMEMRFDKQRTARRRSHVP; this is translated from the exons ATGGCAATCGTGGAGGAATCCCTCACTCTTGACAGAG ACGTCAAGCGGTCCATCGAACTGTTGGACAAGCTGCAGAAAA GTGGAGAGATCCCGGCCACGAAGTTGGCTGCGCTACAGAAAGTTTTACAGAGCGACTTTTTAAACGCTATTCGCGAAGTTTACGAACACATTTACGACACCGTCGACGTTCAG GGATCTCAGGACGTGAGGGCGTCGGCAACGGCCAAGGCGACGGTGGCCGCTTTCGCCGCGAGCGAGGGTCACGCGCATCCTCGAGTCGTCGAGCTGCCCAAGACCGAGGAAGGCCTGGGCTTCAACGTAATGGGTGGCAGAGAGCAGAACTCGCCAATTTACATATCGAGGATCATACCGGGCGGTGTGGCCGACAGACACGGTGGCCTGAAACGCGGTGATCAGCTGTTGTCGGTCAACGGAGTG TGCGTCGAGGGTGAGAATCACGAAAAAGCCGTAGAACTGCTTAAGCAAGCCCAGAACTCGGTTAAACTGGTCGTACGTTACACGCCGAGGGTCCTCGAAGAGATGGAGATGCGCTTCGACAAGCAACGAACTGCCCGCAGACGTTCGCACGTCCCTTAA
- the LOC100122378 gene encoding protein lin-7 homolog C isoform X1 — translation MAIVEESLTLDRDVKRSIELLDKLQKIVFAGGEIPATKLAALQKVLQSDFLNAIREVYEHIYDTVDVQGSQDVRASATAKATVAAFAASEGHAHPRVVELPKTEEGLGFNVMGGREQNSPIYISRIIPGGVADRHGGLKRGDQLLSVNGVCVEGENHEKAVELLKQAQNSVKLVVRYTPRVLEEMEMRFDKQRTARRRSHVP, via the exons ATGGCAATCGTGGAGGAATCCCTCACTCTTGACAGAG ACGTCAAGCGGTCCATCGAACTGTTGGACAAGCTGCAGAAAA TCGTTTTTGCAGGTGGAGAGATCCCGGCCACGAAGTTGGCTGCGCTACAGAAAGTTTTACAGAGCGACTTTTTAAACGCTATTCGCGAAGTTTACGAACACATTTACGACACCGTCGACGTTCAG GGATCTCAGGACGTGAGGGCGTCGGCAACGGCCAAGGCGACGGTGGCCGCTTTCGCCGCGAGCGAGGGTCACGCGCATCCTCGAGTCGTCGAGCTGCCCAAGACCGAGGAAGGCCTGGGCTTCAACGTAATGGGTGGCAGAGAGCAGAACTCGCCAATTTACATATCGAGGATCATACCGGGCGGTGTGGCCGACAGACACGGTGGCCTGAAACGCGGTGATCAGCTGTTGTCGGTCAACGGAGTG TGCGTCGAGGGTGAGAATCACGAAAAAGCCGTAGAACTGCTTAAGCAAGCCCAGAACTCGGTTAAACTGGTCGTACGTTACACGCCGAGGGTCCTCGAAGAGATGGAGATGCGCTTCGACAAGCAACGAACTGCCCGCAGACGTTCGCACGTCCCTTAA